From Pyrenophora tritici-repentis strain M4 chromosome 1, whole genome shotgun sequence, the proteins below share one genomic window:
- a CDS encoding VWA-2 multi-domain protein, protein MYSCFNREFCTGILDEEPCVHKVQNAPINASQPLVFKLLLDTLSTPSNETNHLTRLDVLKQMFDAYINRVLAYSFQPHIGLVTFNTKTQVAQKITNAVENSRHKLNNLAAYGDTAIWDSVALAQDQIQQHAKQYPNAKLRIICISDGEDNTSLNTVEDVAKRLTRCGIVVDSFCLGNTGNLRLQTLSSLTEGYVFAPKTLDEAMAICELEPVLSLLERPPSISPARSRYHHNRFRQYPHSSISTFSGATSEAQIQRVTPDSFPARREYPELQHIFVELGQFAKQVSRNRTNNNIWQTRMHIEIHNSSANPHPHYDI, encoded by the coding sequence ATGTACTCTTGCTTCAACCGTGAATTCTGCACTGGAATATTGGATGAGGAGCCATGCGTCCACAAAGTACAAAATGCTCCCATCAATGCTAGTCAGCCTCTCGTCTTCAAGCTCTTGCTTGACACGCTTTCGACTCCTTCAAACGAGACCAACCACTTGACGCGCCTGGATGTCTTGAAACAGATGTTTGATGCGTATATCAATCGCGTACTAGCGTACAGCTTCCAACCCCACATTGGTCTAGTTACATTCAATACCAAGACTCAGGTGGCACAAAAGATTACGAACGCAGTGGAGAACTCCCGCCACAAGCTCAACAATTTGGCAGCCTATGGGGACACAGCTATCTGGGACAGTGTTGCTCTTGCACAGGACCAAATTCAACAGCACGCTAAACAGTACCCTAATGCAAAGCTACGAATCATTTGCATCTCAGACGGCGAAGACAATACATCCCTGAACACGGTAGAGGATGTGGCGAAGCGTCTAACGCGTTGTGGTATTGTTGTAGACTCCTTTTGTCTCGGCAATACCGGGAACCTGCGATTGCAGACACTTAGCTCTTTGACTGAGGGATATGTTTTTGCGCCCAAGACTCTCGATGAAGCCATGGCAATATGTGAGCTGGAGCCCGTTCTTTCCCTTCTAGAACGACCACCGTCAATAAGTCCTGCTAGGTCACGTTATCACCACAACAGGTTTCGCCAGTACCCCCACTCCAGCATTTCCACATTCTCGGGGGCGACCAGTGAAGCCCAGATACAGCGCGTTACTCCCGACTCTTTCCCCGCTCGTCGAGAATATCCCGAGCTCCAGCACATATTCGTTGAGCTCGGTCAATTCGCCAAGCAGGTATCACGAAACCGTACCAACAACAATATTTGGCAGACCAGGATGCACATCGAGATCCACAATTCGAGCGCCAATCCACATCCGCACTACGACATCTAA
- a CDS encoding Dimer-Tnp-hAT domain containing protein, translated as MPLRNLKRAAEGTPGPHGPHKRAKTAKGSASQPILMDDSQPELSIRTSPRKALAAAASQATEDAPFESQLRDAIPEATIQPPAEGSRAATEATSEAIEGGDDTGFDDEFTDNFDGIDWKRLPRFTKPLRTLKRNKSWVYQYGYRVASLREPHRTFFVCKYCHHRKIFCAYPEVTKSTSNAINHLAQKLLGHGYDRKGKLDSITLPRGQTTLKMMTEGGVDVPQGVANELGNFDVQRFRYAAVTWLVDNNHPLREFETPAFRQMIEFANPEAADALWVSHNSVASFVMRLYRYMEPQVVQMLSSAISKIHISFDGWTTKGGKRGFFGVVAHFADADGTIRDLPIALPQLTGAHTGERIAEVVGNIIDVFGITRSQLGYFVLDNAYANDTAVTKLAQRFEFTASHHRLRCGPHTLNLVGQMIIFGFDKDAYDNDQDEHKTEAAYLQEWRQQGPLGVLIDIINYIQTPQQHDLFADCQRRVNAKAPDQKQEILEPVKPVVTRWNSFHDTFVRAAKLHNAVDEYAQSHIERTMGADAYARSRNNKLTKVPAWMRSNGLTADDWAVITQYISVLEPLKEATKRLEARGKAGRFGAIYEVIPVFEAVLAVYEQLLKNHESVDYNANSAPEDHLPINLRAAWAKLNAYYTKLDESPAYFAATCLHPYYKNYCENSWRDKPSWLEANNAGLKQLWAFYKPQIQRQSRPPVRLSSGINDAINALVNAEPYGIVEVTEMDELERWRRFELRWTQEQFEQGSNPVSYWISLRPKYPNLARMAIDILTIPASSCECERLFSELGDLLEPRRRKIGSQLLAAIQCIRSWRDAGFKPPSDYNSGDVTDAEVAAIYEICKWDSEA; from the coding sequence ATGCCGCTTCGTAACCTAAAACGCGCCGCCGAGGGCACCCCCGGCCCCCACGGCCCCCACAAGCGCGCCAAAACAGCTAAAGGCAGTGCATCGCAGCCTATCCTGATGGACGATTCGCAGCCTGAGCTGTCTATCCGCACCTCGCCACGTAAAGccctagctgctgcagcaaGCCAGGCCACCGAAGACGCGCCGTTCGAGTCGCAGTTGCGCGACGCTATACCAGAAGCTACTATACAACCGCCGGCCGAGGGTAGTAGGGCTGCTACGGAGGCTACAAGTGAGGCTATCGAAGGCGGGGATGATACTGGCTTTGATGACGAGTTTACGgacaactttgacggcattgatTGGAAGCGTTTACCGCGTTTTACGAAGCCGCTGCGTACGTTGAAGCGCAACAAAAGTTGGGTATATCAGTACGGTTACCGCGTTGCCTCTCTCCGTGAGCCTCATCGTACGTTCTTTGtttgcaaatactgccatcATCGTAAGATCTTTTGCGCCTATCCAGAGGTTACAAAGTCGACCAGTAACGCTATCAACCACCTCGCGCAGAAGCTACTTGGCCACGGCTACGATCGCAAGGGCAAACTGGATTCGATTACACTACCGCGAGGCCAAACGACGCTTAAGATGATGACCGAGGGCGGTGTCGATGTACCTCAAGGCGTCGCTAACGAGCTcggaaacttcgacgtacagcGCTTTCGATACGCCGCTGTTACGTGGCTTGTCGACAATAACCACCCTCTCCGCGAGTTCGAAACGCCTGCGTTTAGGCAGATGATAGAGTTTGCCAACCCGGAGGCAGCTGACGCGCTGTGGGTAAGTCACAACAGTGTAGCTAGCTTCGTGATGAGGCTGTATCGCTATATGGAGCCGCAGGTTGTTCAGATGCTCTCGTCGGCTATTAGTAAaatccatataagcttcgatggctggacgacaaaaggcggcaagcgcggcttctttggagttgTTGCTCATTTTGCTGACGCCGACGGCACTATCAGGGACCTACCTAtcgcgctgcctcagcttacgggcgcccacacgggcgagaggatagctgAAGTTGTTGGCAATATAATCGATGTCTTCGGTATAACACGTAGCCAGcttgggtactttgtgctcgacaACGCGTACGCTAATGACACCGCCGTCACCAAACTCGCCCAACGCTTTGAATTTACAGCAAGCCAtcaccgcctccgctgcggccctcacacacTTAACTTAGTCGGACAGATGATTATCTTCGGCTTTGATAAGGACGCGTACGATAATGATCAGGACGAGCACAAAACAGAGGCAGCCTACCTACAAGAATGGCGGCAGCAAGGTCCGCTTGGTGTACTaatcgatatcatcaacTACATCCAAACACCGCAACAACACGATCTTTTTGCCGATTGCCAGCGCCGTGTTAACGCTAAGGCTCCCGACCAAAAGCAGGAAATACTCGAGCCGGTAAAGCCAGTCGTCACGCGCTGGAACAGCTTTCACGACACCTTTGTACGCGCCGCAAAACTCCATAACGCCGTTGATGAGTACGCCCAAAGCCACATCGAAAGGACGATGGGCGCCGACGCGTACGCGCGTAGCCGTAACAATAAGCTCACTAAAGTACCAGCTTGGATGAGATCTAATGGGCTTACGGCTGACGATTGGGCGGTAATAACCCAGTATATATCAGTGTTGGAGCCGCTAAAGGAGGCgacaaaacggcttgaagctCGCGGTAAAGCTGGCCGTTTCGGCGCGATATACGAGGTTATACCTGTCTTCGAAGCTGTACTTGCCGTGTACGAGCAGCTACTTAAAAACCACGAAAGCGTCGACTATAATGCCAATAGCGCGCCAGAAGATCACCTTCCTATCAACCTACGCGCAGCTTGGGCAAAGCTTAACGCGTATTACACTAAGCTCGACGAATCACCCGCATACTTTGCcgctacctgcctccacccatactacaagaactactgtgagaacagctggcgcgacaaaccgaGCTGGCTTGAGGCAAACAACGCTGGGTTGAAACAACTTTGGGCGTTCTATAAGCCGCAAATACAGCGCCAAAGTCGCCCACCAGTGCGGCTCTCAAGTGGTATCAacgacgccatcaacgcgcTCGTTAATGCGGAGCCTTATGGCATTGTTGAGGTGACAGAGATGGATGAGCTGGAGCGTTGGCGACGGTTTGAACTCCGctggacgcaggagcagttcGAACAAGGTAGTAATCCTGTTAGCTATTGGATAAGCCTACGCCCAAAGTATCCTAACCTAGCGCGTATGGCGATCGATATATTAACAATACCAGCCTCAAGTTGTGAGTGCGAGCGGCTGTTCAGCGAGCTCGGTGATTTATTAGAGCCAAGGCGACGCAAAATTGGGTCACAACTGCTTGCAGCAATACAGTGTATACGAAGCTGGCGCGACGCTGGCTTTAAGCCTCCATCTGATTACAACTCAGGCGATGTAACTGACGCTGAGGTAGCTGCAATATACGAAATATGCAAGTGGGACAGCGAAGCTTAG
- a CDS encoding mitochondrial 54S ribosomal protein uL5m: MAMRELPLRTAKAFCNTTRPAIRLVGPLCRRNASSEAVREVDASSFEVPPPSEDLVKNYDPVARSRLRRRGNKQLPPSRYQYRSPKYYRGPLHPHQPPPPSDPSSRLFQPGPFSLTRLEQTYQSKIASDLLTLTYQHYPPGYRAPKTEQRLREWTGDSPYFKNRPLRPPRGKGEVLRLLQEPRTFRNVPKITRVTLHSFVPEAQENSANLHVAGMIVQAISNVRAVSHKARHNVVGWGLRKGRYVSVTSTMEREDAEHFLAKLIDVVLPRIKEWKGVPGSSGDGHGNMSFGLTPDQVALFPEIEINYDAYPPKMIPGCYITIQTDATSNKDARVLLQAIGIPFYGKLND; the protein is encoded by the exons ATGGCAATGCGAGAACTGCCGCTGCGGACGGCAAAGGCCTTCTGCAACACCACCAGACCAGCCATACGCTTGGTAGGACCCTTGTGTCGCCGCAATGCCTCGTCTGAGGCAGTCCGGGAAGTCGATGCCTCGTCATTCGAGGTCCCGCCGCCATCAGAGGATCTTGTAAAAAACTACGACCCAGTGGCACGGAGTAGGCTGCGGAGAAGGGGAAACAAGCAATTGCCTCCAAGCAG GTACCAATACCGCTCGCCCAAGTACTACCGCGGCCCTCTGCATCCCCACCAGCCTCCGCCACCCTCGGATCCCTCTTCACGACTTTTCCAGCCCGGACCATTCAGTCTTACTCGTCTCGAGCAAACGTATCAAAGCAAGATCGCCTCCGACCTCCTCACCCTCACATACCAGCACTATCCTCCGGGCTACCGAGCCCCGAAAACGGAACAGAGATTACGAGAATGGACAGGTGACTCGCCTTATTTCAAGAACCGTCCCCTCAGACCTCCACGAGGAAAGGGTGAGGTGCTGCGCTTACTCCAAGAGCCACGCACCTTCCGCAATGTGCCCAAGATCACAAGGGTCACTCTCCACTCTTTTGTGCCCGAAGCCCAGGAAAACAGCGCCAACCTCCATGTTGCCGGTATGATTGTCCAGGCCATCAGCAACGTGCGAGCCGTTTCGCACAAGGCGAGACACAATGTCGTTGGTTGGGGCCTGCGCAAGGGCCGCTACGTTTCCGTCACTTCCACTATGGAGCGAGAAGATGCTGAACATTTCTTGGCAAAACTCATCGATGTTGTCCTACCCAGAATCAAGGAGTGGAAGGGCGTACCGGGTTCATCTGGTGATGGACACGGAAACATGAGCTTTGGTCTCACACCAGACCAAGTTGCCCTCTTCCCCGAGATTGAGATCAACTATGACGC CTACCCACCTAAAATGATCCCTGGTTGCTACATCACGATTCAAACAGACGCCACGAGCAACAAGGATGCGCGAGTACTTCTCCAGGCGATTGGCATTCCATTCTACGGAAAGCTCAATGACTAA
- a CDS encoding solute carrier family 25 protein produces MPRAFPPVEQDVKPKRSNVPKSTLSASLIETVAGFSAGVVSCLAAHPLDLLKNRLQLNTTTRSRPGDSLRILRNVIKDEGGVKALYRGLWPNMLGNSLGWGLYFLFYGNLKEIFQSRRQKGEHIGSAEFFSASIIAGLLTGACTNPIWVVKTRMLERGSNHPSAYKSMTFGLRHVYETRGLKGLWAGFLPSSLGVLHGAVQFSIYENMKKRRGTHIGGQDNLSNWEYMYMSGGSKLLAGAITYPYQPIRARLQQYNAAQQYNGVLDVLRKTYKNEGLLAFYKGVIPNTVRVIPTTVVTFLVYENTKLYLPKLFSDEEQYSHDED; encoded by the exons ATGCCCCGCGCATTTCCACCCGTAGAGCAAGATGTTAAACCCAAGCGATCCAATGTGCCAAAGAGCACACTATCAGCCTCGTTGATCGAGACTGTAGCAGGATTTAGCGCAGGGGTTGTCTCCTGTCTCGCAGCGCACCCACTCGATCTACTGAAGAATCGTCTTCAGCTCAACACCACGACTAGGTCTCGACCAGGCGACTCGTTGAGGATCTTACGAAATGTTATCAAGGATGAAGGGGGCGTGAAGGCACTGTATAGGGGGCTGTGGCCGAATATGCTGGGCAATAGTTTGGGTTGGGGCCTATACTTTCTTTTCTATGGGAATTTAAAAGAAATTTTCCAGAGTAGGAGGCAGAAGGGCGAGCACATTGGCAGCGCCGAGTTCTTCTCGGCAAGTATCATCGCTG GACTTTTGACTGGCGCTTGCACAAACCCCATCTGGGTAGTCAAAACCCGCATGCTCGAGCGTGGCTCAAACCACCCTTCGGCATACAAATCAATGACATTTGGCCTGCGCCACGTGTACGAAACGCGTGGATTGAAGGGCCTCTGGGCGGGTTTCTTGCCCTCGTCTCTGGGTGTTCTGCATGGCGCAGTGCAGTTCAGCATCTACGAGAACATGAAGAAGAGAAGGGGTACACACATTGGTGGTCAGGACAACTTAAGCAACTGGGAATACATGTATATGAGTGGTGGAAGTAAACTCCTTGCTGGTGCGATCACGTACCCATATCAGCCCATAAGGGCAAGGCTGCAACAGTACAATGCCGCACAGCAGTATAATGGAGTACTGGATGTGCTGAGGAAGACTTACAAGAACGAGGGCCTCCTCGCATTTTATAAGGGAGTTATCCCTAACACGGTTCGGGTCATCCCAACTACAGTGGTTACTTTCTTGGTCTACGAGAACACGAAACTATATCTGCCAAAACTCTTTTCGGATGAAGAGCAATACAGCCATGACGAAGATTAG
- a CDS encoding Ubiquitin-protein ligase: MEGPPESTYAGGTFFLYVKMGDNYPMSAPEARFITPVYHPNINRHGRICHSILDRNWTADTTNKNVIDTIYSLLLVPEFSDPINTVVTLNYHWDEQTPQQSIKWVQRGHI, from the coding sequence ATGGAAGGCCCACCCGAGAGCACCTATGCCGGCGGTACATTCTTTCTATATGTCAAGATGGGCGACAACTATCCCATGTCAGCACCTGAGGCGCGTTTCATCACTCCCGTCTACCATCCGAACATCAACCGACATGGACGCATCTGCCACTCCATCTTGGATCGCAACTGGACGGCAGACACCACAAACAAGAACGTCATCGATACTATCTACTCGCTCTTGCTGGTCCCGGAGTTCAGCGATCCTATCAATACTGTCGTTACGCTCAACTACCATTGGGAcgagcagactccgcaacaatcaattaagtgggtccaGAGAGGCCATATTTGA
- a CDS encoding Ubiquitin carboxyl-terminal hydrolase produces the protein MNGMSRFLSRREKHHEKRASKHASKQVRPSSFASVNSLSPLLWSPDTAAPERSPVRQRRLSSSIETLYHKLPFVLRTSVEDSLLFLHQKLPSRNYLAPIDIRPSSSNSSDYILLQSRSANTSPELYRIFTSEGPRPPANNEADKKVKMLLSRLQGAGITSMGEQQAEYALAWQPDDLDRAYDLLVLANESFEGELKEYNPNVTMLGAINRNMVTCYLDALLFAMFARLDSFEAMLYDNFEDEPRKKLAAVLRLWVNLLRSGELIKVDLTKHLQDSLAKCGWEDAAQVRQQDASEAFTFITGVLELPLLTLKMDIYHTGREDKEDDHKFVNERLLEVAIPEQEGDSVVTLEDCLETYFNNRIEVKRYLQRQNTIASMRSRDGELVDRDPEKNETFHIETTELDGSMTPLVSTPISLGPTTPLTPVRPVLEGRRRADSIFSQRYARQPESKFDEKKHVEDVLDTSSGGRPRSASLLKKEILMPAWQFFSLIPWYTDNVPRTDAQVAAHFSVKRPVLGICLKRYTMTPNGSPKRLDTYVDIPLDIGLPHFISDDRMKDEGPLFGNFKLVLQSVVCHRGVSVDSGHYIALVRANTPGRPGTSHSEPEEDQDKWLRFDDLSKQRVTEVDIKKALREESPYLLFYQVQPIDEELASRGDPPTYTEAQSQLPSVNPSHEKLASVSSTNSSDTDKIGGSEQANISNERVDVNQADEPLSRNSVSSNRASSVAIEDIDGNLRGRMEPQTPDEQKSSFLTTSRRGSRIWMPGNTKSRSGSPTTETRLSITISRLTGRGSKDKLTMAEAGSANDDTVILSDNTKGVEINQPVQSPAKDRKDSGKIKKEKKDRLRSKSRDPGAALEKGKHKDKNRPDRECVIM, from the exons ATGAACGGCATGTCGCGCTTCCTTAGCCGGCGCGAAAAGCATCATGAGAAGCGCGCATCCAAGCACGCCAGCAAACAAGTACGCCCGAGCTCTTTCGCTTCTGTCAACTCTCTCAGTCCGTTGCTATGGTCGCCCGATACTGCAGCACCGGAACGCTCTCCGGTCCGCCAGCGACGGCTATCCAGTAGTATCGAGACGTTGTATCACAAGCTTCCATTTGTATTGCGAACATCGGTAGAAGATAGCCTTTTATTTCTACACCAAAAGCTGCCGTCTCGTAATTATCTTGCGCCAATCGACATTCGACCGTCTTCTTCGAATTCTTCTGACTATATCTTACTCCAGTCTCGCTCGGCCAATACGTCGCCAGAACTATATAGAATATTCACAAGCGAAGGTCCAAGACCACCAGCAAACAATGAAGCCGACAAGAAG GTCAAGATGCTCCTTAGCCGCCTTCAAGGTGCTGGCATAACCAGCATGGGGGAGCAACAAGCCGAATACGCGCTTGCATGGCAGCCCGACGATCTCGACCGCGCCTATGACCTCCTAGTACTCGCAAACGAATCCTTCGAGGGCGAATTAAAAGAATACAATCCCAACGTAACTATGTTGGGCGCCATCAACCGGAACATGGTTACCTGTTATCTCGACGCACTTCTGTTCGCCATGTTTGCCCGCCTAGACAGTTTTGAAGCGATGCTATACGACAATTTTGAAGATGAGCCAAGGAAAAAGTTGGCGGCTGTATTGCGACTATGGGTCAATCTTTTACGGAGCGGAGAACTCATCAAGGTTGACTTGACCAAACACCTCCAAGATTCACTCGCAAAGTGTGGATGGGAAGATGCGGCCCAGGTTCGACAACAAGACGCATCCGAAGCCTTTACCTTCATCACCGGTGTACTTGAGCTGCCGCTACTTACTCTGAAGATGGACATTTACCATACGGGGCGTGAAGACAAGGAAGACGATCACAAGTTCGTCAACGAACGGTTACTAGAAGTCGCGATCCCGGAACAAGAGGGTGACAGTGTGGTTACGTTGGAGGACTGCCTCGAGACCTACTTCAACAACAGAATCGAAGTCAAACGGTACCTGCAACGGCAAAACACGATAGCGTCCATGAGGTCAAGAGATGGGGAGTTGGTAGACAGGGACCCGGAGAAGAATGAGACCTTCCATATCGAGACCACGGAACTGGACGGATCAATGACTCCGCTTGTCTCAACGCCGATTTCCCTAGGGCCCACCACGCCATTGACGCCAGTACGACCTGTCCTGGAAGGGCGTCGCAGAGCCGATAGTATCTTCAGCCAGCGGTACGCGCGTCAGCCAGAGAGCAAGTTTGACGAGAAGAAACACGTCGAAGACGTATTAGATACAAGCTCTGGTGGCCGGCCACGATCTGCTTCTCTACTTAAGAAGGAGATTCTCATGCCTGCGTGGCAGTTCTTCAGCCTCATTC CCTGGTATACCGACAATGTCCCCAGAACAGATGCCCAAGTCGCCGCACATTTTTCAGTAAAACGTCCCGTGCTTGGAATATGCCTAAAGAGGTACACGATGACGCCAAATGGATCCCCAAAGCGGCTGGATACCTATGTCGACATCCCGCTCGACATTGGACTTCCTCACTTTATCTCCGACGACAGGATGAAAGACGAGGGCCCGCTCTTTGGCAACTTCAAGCTAGTCCTCCAGTCTGTTGTTTGTCATCGGGGCGTATCAGTCGATTCGGGGCACTATATTGCCCTCGTACGTGCCAACACTCCTGGGCGACCTGGGACTTCGCATTCTGAGCCAGAAGAAGACCAGGATAAATGGTTACGGTTTGATGATCTTTCGAAACAGCGAGTGACCGAGGTCGATATCAAGAAGGCTCTACGCGAAGAATCCCCATATCTCCTCTTTTACCAAGTACAGCCCATTGATGAAGAGCTGGCTTCACGAGGAGATCCTCCAACCTACACAGAGGCACAATCCCAACTCCCATCAGTCAATCCCTCGCACGAAAAGCTTGCTTCGGTGTCTTCGACAAATTCATCAGACACAGACAAGATTGGAGGGAGTGAGCAAGCTAATATATCAAATGAGCGTGTTGATGTCAACCAAGCGGACGAGCCGCTTAGCAGAAATAGCGTTTCCAGCAATCGGGCGAGCAGCGTTGCAATTGAGGACATTGATGGCAACCTGCGCGGTCGGATGGAGCCACAGACACCAGACGAGCAGAAGAGCAGTTTTTTGACCACATCTCGACGCGGTTCCCGTATATGGATGCCCGGGAACACCAAAAGTCGGTCAGGCAGTCCAACAACCGAGACTCGATTATCCATCACTATATCAAGGCTTACGGGGCGCGGTAGCAAAGACAAGCTCACCATGGCCGAAGCCGGCTCTGCTAATGATGATACCGTCATCTTGAGCGACAATACCAAGGGCGTGGAAATCAACCAGCCTGTGCAATCGCCGGCAAAAGACCGGAAAGATAGCGGCAAGATCaaaaaagagaagaaggataGGTTgaggagtaagagcaggGATCCTGGTGCAGCCTTGGAGAAAGGTAAGCACAAGGACAAGAACCGTCCGGACCGCGAGTGCGTCATCATGTGA
- a CDS encoding TynA, Cu2+-containing amine oxidase, giving the protein MEDLQIVETIVRKDSRVIEQCGIIGIPPEDMHKVYCDPWTIGYDERFGTKVRLQQALMYYRPHPDDSQYTYPLDFCPIYNSDTQEIIHIDVPPVRRPLNQAPPNNYHAAAIEAEGGFMTDLKPINITQPEGVSFKMDGRYISWANWNLHIGFNYREGMVLSNITFNDKGTVRDTFWRLSLVEMVVPYGNPEHPHQRKHAFDLGEYGGGYMTNSLSLGCDCKGAIHYMDAAFVNRAGQATTIKNAICIHEEDAGILFKHTDFRDDSVTVTRARKLVISHVFTAANYEYCVYWIFHLDGTIQLEIKLTGILNTYAMLPGEDLKGWGTEVYPGVNAHNHQHLFCMRIDPNIDGPENTVFMVDATRGEGEVGSEENKYGNAFYAKKTKLSTPEQAKTDYNGATSRTWEMANTNKINPYSKKPVSYKLVSREVPELLPKPGSLVWKRAGFARHAVHVTKYEDNQLHPAGRHVPQTSGEPSQGIPAWIEANPNENLDNTDVVLWHTFGITHFPSPEDFPIMPAEPMTLLLRPRNFFTRNPCLDVPPSYCSVPSGVKQGGTLVDKLSRMAFGEDEKKKTAPAPAACCSDQKFGGGI; this is encoded by the exons ATGGAAGACTTGCAAATCGTAGAGACCATTGTGCGCAAAGATTCGAGAGTCATTGAGCAATGTGGTATCATCGGTATTCCACCCGAAGATATGCACAAAGTGTATTGCGATC CATGGACCATTGGCTATGACGAGCGCTTTGGTACCAAAGTTCGTCTTCAGCAGGCTCTCATGTACTATCGTCCACACCCCGATGATAGCCAGTACACCTACCCTCTTGATTTCTGCCCCATCTACAACTCCGACACCCAGGAGATCATTCACATTGATGTACCGCCTGTTCGGAGACCACTCAACCAAGCGCCGCCCAACAATTACCATGCCGCGGCAATCGAGGCCGAAGGTGGCTTCATGACTGACCTGAAACCTATCAACATCACACAGCCCGAAGGTGTATCTTTCAAGATGGATGGGAGATATATCAGCTGGGCGAACTGGAATTTACACATCGGATTCAACTACCGCGAAGGAATGGTACTATCCAATATTACTTTCAACGACAAGGGCACTGTCCGCGATACATTTTGGCGCCTGTCACTTGTCGAGATGGTTGTACCTTATGGAAATCCAGAGCACCCGCATCAGCGCAAACATGCCTTCGACCTGGGGGAATACGGTGGTGGATACATGACTAACTCACTTAGCCTGGGCTGCGACTGCAAAGGTGCGATTCACTACATGGATGCTGCCTTTGTCAACCGAGCAGGCCAGGCAACCACAATCAAGAACGCCATCTGTATCCATGAAGAAGATGCTGGCATTCTTTTCAAACACACCGACTTCCGCGACGATAGCGTTACCGTGACTCGCGCTCGCAAACTCGTAATCTCGCATGTTTTTACTGCCGCAAACTACGAATACTGCGTATACTGGATCTTCCACCTCGACGGAACCATTCAACTCGAGATCAAGCTCACTGGTATCTTGAACACATATGCTATGCTTCCGGGTGAGGATCTCAAGGGCTGGGGAACTGAAGTGTACCCAGGCGTCAACGCACACAACCATCAACATCTGTTCTGCATGCGGATCGATCCGAATATCGATGGGCCGGAGAACACCGTATTCATGGTTGATGCTACGCGGGGCGAGGGCGAGGTCGGAAGCGAGGAGAACAAGTACGGCAATGCCTTCTATgcgaagaagacgaagctcAGTACCCCTGAGCAGGCCAAGACGGATTACAATGGAGCAACAAGTAGGACGTGGGAGATGGCCAACACCAACAAAATCAACCCTTACAGCAAGAAGCCAGTATCGTACAAACTTGTCAGCAGAGAAGTCCCGGAGCTGCTGCCGAAGCCTGGCAGCTTGGTATGGAAAAGAGCAGGTTTCGCGAGACATGCTGTCCACGTCACAAAGT ACGAAGACAATCAACTCCACCCTGCAGGTCGCCACGTACCCCAAACCTCTGGCGAGCCTTCCCAGGGTATCCCCGCATGGATCGAAGCAAACCCCAACGAGAACCTCGACAACACAGATGTCGTCCTCTGGCACACATTCGGCATCACACATTTCCCATCACCAGAGGATTTTCCTATTATGCCTGCTGAGCCAATGACTCTGCTGCTAAGACCTCGCAATTTCTTCACCAGAAACCCATGCTTAGACGTCCCGCCGAGCTACTGCAGCGTACCAAGTGGTGTCAAACAGGGAGGCACGCTTGTTGACAAGCTGAGTCGCATGGCTTTTGGAGAGGatgagaagaagaagactgCACCCGCACCTGCAGCGTGTTGCTCGGATCAGAAATTTGGAGGTGGGATCTAG
- a CDS encoding PHO88, Protein involved in inorganic phosphate transport: MAISPQITNLVIILGFMQISKKIPFDDPNVLNGVRALYIVSNIIIASVYFYVQAQINKKNDMTVVKYVEPAPMGSGEEPKFVATTVKAYDLQKLRELFKAQLMGVGMMCVMHLYFKYTNPLLIQSIIPLKGAFEGNLVKVHLLGQPATGDLARPWKATGGMMGAMGGGEIKTDKKSIEAAERAGRGGVKDE; this comes from the exons ATGGCGATCAGCCCGCAAAT TACCAACCTGGTCATTATCCT TGGTTTCATGCAAATTTCCAAGAAGATTCCTTTCGATGACCCGAATGTCCTCAATGGTGTGCGCGCACTCTACATTGTGTCCAACATCATCATTGCCAGTGTCTACTTCTACGTCCAGGCACAAATCAACAAGAAGAATG ACATGACGGTCGTCAAATACGTCGAGCCTGCGCCGATGGGTTCCGGCGAAGAGCCCAAGTTTGTCGCAACTACGGTCAAGGCCTACGATCTCCAGAAGTTGCGCGAGCTCTTCAAGGCTCAACTCATGGGTGTTGGAATGATGTGTGTTATGCACCTCTACTTCAAGTACACCAACCCGCTTCTCATCCAGTCCATCATTCCCCTCAAGGGTGCCTTCGAGGGCAACCTCGTCAAGGTCCACCTCCTCGGCCAGCCCGCGACCGGCGATCTTGCTAGGCCATGGAAGGCCACTGGTGGCATGATGGGTGCTATGGGTGGTGGCGAGATCAAGACGGACAAGAAGAGCATTGAGGCTGCCGAGCGtgctggccgtggtggtgTCAAGGACGAGTAG